Proteins from a genomic interval of Pelmatolapia mariae isolate MD_Pm_ZW unplaced genomic scaffold, Pm_UMD_F_2 NODE_ptg000320l+_length_39249_cov_1, whole genome shotgun sequence:
- the LOC134622988 gene encoding tether containing UBX domain for GLUT4-like: MAASGTAVTVLTPNGRRQTVKVAPNTPLLQVLEEVCKKHGFNPEDHGLKFQRTIVDLTRPWRFANLPNNAKLEMVTSTRKQVIADSQVRIALQMEDGSRLQGLFSCGQTLWEVLTHFPEISVLELSDSGSTPVCVYMRDEVSGEEELKKASLKSLGLTGGSAIVRFLLKKGKNSGEKAEMDTPAMPTTPIAMETTPSSSPQPDPAPSVPEMSATDVPSPDKPAETQTVPSSATSTITLPVQQEDAPNPQDAVRPKDPPTEGQTPEDDGEKAGPSGLNCHPSSPTSSAPFIPFSGGGQRLGGPARGVACSLSSSSSSSLSALTAAVESPKAKKAKSSHVSSTKCKTTTKVQHDSMGDAEEFLEPVEREPLIYHLDSTSHQSEDYGDLPDEFFEVTVDDVRKRFAQLKSERKLLEEAPLMTKSLRESQIKEKMDRYPKVVLRVQFPDRYVLQGFFRPLETVDALRHFVRSHLEDPQLSFYLFITPPKTILDDPSATLFQADLFPGALVYFGSDVKTDFYMKRELLESPVSAVQANESIASCMLQSSTPSSSSGGFREPLPPPEPTVEASGSTQNEEDPVTQTQSAKPARSDPGKVPKWLKLPGKK, encoded by the exons ATGGCTGCTAGTGGCACAGCTGTAACGGTTCTGACTCCCAATGGGAGAAGGCAAACAGTTAAAGTGGCTCCAAACACGCCGTTACTGCAG GTGCTGGAGGAAGTCTGCAAGAAGCACGGATTTAACCCAGAGGATCACGGTTTAAA GTTTCAGAGGACTATTGTTGACCTGACGCGGCCATGGAGGTTTGCAAACCTGCCCAACAATGCCAAACTGGAAATGGTGACGAGTACGAGGAAACAAGTTATAGCTGACAGCCAG GTGCGGATTGCACTACAGATGGAGGACGGCTCTCGGCTCCAGGGTTTGTTCTCCTGTGGACAGACTCTGTGGGAAGTGCTCACACATTTTCCAGAAATCAG TGTGTTGGAGCTATCTGACTCAGGATCCactcctgtgtgtgtttacatgagAGATGAG GTGAGTGGCGAAGAAGAACTAAAGAAGGCCTCTTTGAAGTCTCTAGGTCTTACCGGAGGAAGTGCCATTGTCAG GTTTTTActcaaaaagggaaaaaactcgggagaaaaagctgaaatggaTACACCCGCTATGCCAACTACGCCCATTGCCATGGAAACCACACCCAGTTCATCCCCGCAGCCGGATCCTGCTCCATCGGTTCCAGAAATGTCAGCAACAGATGTGCCAAGCCCAGATAAGCCGGCGGAAACCCAAACTGTGCCATCTTCTGCCACATCTACAATCACACTACCCGTTCAACAAGAAGACGCTCCAAACCCCCAGGATGCCGTTCGACCTAAAGACCCTCCCACAGAAGGTCAAACACCAGAGGACGATGGTGAAAAAGCGGGGCCGTCAGGACTAAACTGCCACCCATCATCTCCTACTTCTTCAGCTCCTTTCATTCCTTTCTCTGGAGGTGGTCAGCGCCTCGGCGGTCCAGCTAGAGGAGTTGCATGTTCCCTctcttcatcatcatcctcatctcTGTCAGCGCTGACCGCTGCTGTTGAGTCACCCAAAGCCAAGAAAGCCAAATCCAGCCACGTTTCAAGCACAAAG TGTAAAACCACTACCAAGGTGCAGCACGATAGTATGGGTGATGCGGAGGAGTTCTTAGAG CCAGTGGAGAGGGAGCCTCTCATCTACCACCTGGACTCGACATCCCATCAGTCTGAGGACTACGGGGATCTGCCCGACGAGTTCTTTGAAGTGACCGTGGATGATGTGCGGAAGCGCTTTGCCCAGCTGAAGAGCGAGAG GAAGTTATTGGAGGAGGCTCCGCTTATGACTAAATCTCTGAGAGAATCACAGATAAAGGAGAAGATGGATAGATATCCCAAA GTGGTCCTGAGGGTCCAGTTTCCAGACAGATATGTTCTACAGGGCTTCTTCAGGCCTCTAGagacag TTGATGCTCTGAGGCACTTTGTAAGGAGTCACTTGGAGGACCCTCAGCTCAGTTTCTACCTGT TCATTACCCCTCCAAAAACTATTCTGGATGACCCTTCAGCTACGCTTTTCCAG GCCGACCTGTTTCCTGGTGCGCTCGTGTACTTCGGCTCTGATGTCAAGAcag ATTTTTACATGAAGAGAGAACTGCTCGAATCCCCCGTCTCAGCCGTACAAGCAAACGAGTCCATTGCGAG CTGCATGCTCCAGTCCTCAACTCCCTCCTCGAGCTCTGGTGGCTTCAGAGAGCCGCTGCCTCCCCCAGAGCCTACAGTGGAAGCCAGTGGATCCACACAAAACGAGGAAGACCCAGTAACACAAACCCAGTCCGCCAAACCTGCCAGATCTGACCCGGGCAAGGTGCCTAAATGGCTCAAACTTCCAG